The nucleotide sequence CCTGaggtttttttaaaaaatattcttaattatttaatttctactCATTTATTTCCTTCCATGTTGTACCAAAAGTGATAAAAATCCGTATTCATCTAAAGATATCAGTAAGTAACTCAGGCAGACagtatgttaatttaatacGGAAAAGCAAACAATACTTTGAGGACAGTCGGataaataaaggaaaacatGCAGAAGTTGGAAATTCTAGTCCTTTCAAAGCTATTCCACATTGCTTTCATTAAGTTACTCTCACAAGATTTGCTTACATCTcatgtacttacatacttatgtttacttaaataaatgtacctagttattttaaataaatggttaCCTACATGCTGCAGCACAGTGCTTCTAGGAACTAAGGATTTTCTGTTTCACGGAATATTATACATTTGACATGAACGTACTTATGTGGGAGGTTGGGAGGGAAGCTTTGTATTCAGAAATGCATTACATAGAAATGTATATCATTacgtacaaatattatatttcaacgTTATTAGTGCGTTCCATTATAATGAGTTATTCATTATTAAAGCTTACACCATTTAAGTACTACGTTCaaacatgaaacaatttgttgAGGTTCGTTCATGCAAAAAGGATGCATTAAATTTTAGGTTCATTCAGCGCCAGTATTAGacccgcacactacaaactttttagtcggccgacagtttgatcGGACGCTTTATAATTATGGAAATGGATGGTACCTAGGACGCTCATAACGACGACCAGGTATTTGACAgagtaaaaactttgattgattttctaaaaaaaaaatgtatttccaactgtcggccgacgtttagtctgcagtgtgtggtACTCTCACCTTTTAGTACAATCTATCATAAATCCTATCGGTACCAGTGATGCGTATGGAATCCCATCATGGAAGTACAATGTGTTAGTAACTCTGTGATGCAAATAGTTTACTATGAAAACCCTAACAACCAGGTTACCAAGGGATTAGTAGTGCATCTGTAAAATAAAGAAGAGAAGAGCCTCGATTGAGAAATCAACCTAAGGCAGTGGTCCGACCGGCAACAATGAACGAGAAACGAGCAGAATTAGAAACTTTATAAGAGTTGGCGATCAGCGAGTGTGTATTTTCGATAGTTTTATCGCCACCCTATAAGCGAGTGTGCAAGTACAAGCAAATGATCGATGATGAGAAATGATGAATGAGCTTCTGAAATCTGTTCTCTCGGCGACAACACTAGTAAAGTGAGTCGTCGCCGGCAGTCATATCTCGAAATGTAAAACGGAATGTTTTCTCGCCGGCAGTGGGACCACTGCCTTTCACCCTACAAATAAAGTCGACTATTCCTTGTCTTAACTCCATTCGTTCGTTCGCAGGATTGCCCTTCGTAACCACGTGTTTGGTACTCCCTGCGATTCCGGCTTCTGTCATGACTCGACCTCGTTGCTCATCAAGAAGGTTTCTGACCGCGACGCTGGGCTGTATCGCTGCCGGGTCCACTACCAAGCTTCTCCGTCTGTCGACTACATCATCGAAGTTAGGCTGGTTGGTGAGTAGCCTTTGTGGAACTCCTTTCTGTAAGACGTATGTTTAGCAACTACTGAATTATGTTAATAACTGGCAAACCGCGGCATACActcaacttcaaataaaataaaatttaaatcgtttattagaaaaaaaaaatatagaaaacaatataaacgATGGCAGTTGCAAAAGTTTAAAACTGTGGCGCATCAATTAagacaaaatataggtatttatgatTACATAAAACACTgttatctaaaattaaaaagaagatgaatgatggtgatgatgatggtaGTGATGATggtgctgatgatgatgatgatggtgatgatgatggtaGTGATGATGGtgctgataatgatgatgatggtgttgATGATGGTAGTGATGATggtgctgatgatgatgatgatggtagtGATGATggtgctgatgatgatgatgatgatagtgatgatggtgctgatgatggtgatgatgatgatgatgatggtgatgatgaatATCTAAAATCTTGTTCAAAATTATaccatactagcttctgcccgcagCTTCGCCTGAGTGGTGTGTTCACTAAAAAGCAGTTGTTAATCCAGGGTAGCTTTAtctatttcaatcaaatcggtccagccgtttttgcgtgaacaTTCTCATAAACTTTCACACATGTATACTATTAGTAGTATATACCTTGAGAGTGGACTTGTGTTTGCGAGTAGTTGTATGTGTATGTTTGAGTAATAATTTCTGTAGCAGAACAGAAAAAAAGAATCTCACAATGATTTCCTTGATCCTTCAGAGTCCCCCGGGTTGCCGAAGCTTTACACTGGCGATGGAAGTCCGATCATCCAGGGCTACGTGGGTCCTCTGAGCCTTGGCTCCGACCTGGTGCTGACGTGCGAAGTCAAGGATAGTAAGAGCACAAGTAAACAATCacatgcttttattttattagtatgtaTATATTTAGCGCGTTCAGAGGGTCAACTCTATCcttgtaccaaattttattataatcagttCATTGGTTTGAAAGAgtgacagagttactttcgcatttaaaatattagcagGGATAGGAAAGCTATGGCTACAGGCTAGCAAAATGAGAGAATTCAAGAAGAAAATTACATCTTTTAATTATCTAGTGTTTTTTACTATTCCACTGACAATTCTTACTAAAACCTTATCCAGCTCTAAAATTGGTTTATGATATCCACAGAGGTGCCAGAAACAGAGGTGTACTGGCGTCGCAACGGCTTGGTGACGAAGCGAGCCTACGTGTACCAGCCAGGGATACTGCGAGCTGACTTGCACTTGAACAACTTGACCCGATCTGACTTGGATGCACACTATGAATGCTTGGCCCAAAACTCTGACGTTACGGAGCCTCTGATTGCTGGTGTGGTCATTAAGATGTACTGTAAGTATGACAAACTTATCTTGGAAAAAGTTATGTTTCTGTAATTTGCAGTAGGGGTCCGCATCTAtgcggtgcaagtagcttgcgcatattACATGCATtataaaaacgtgcgggtccagcgactcgcgcatgtaccaaagcacaatacccacccgcgtgctcttgtcacttgcgcatgttaacttgctccagctacatgcactgTGTAGACGCGTGTCGTGTGTCGTGTAGACCCTTACAATTCCTTGACTATCATAGCACGTCGTCGAGTCCGATGTGTTATGACAGTCAAGGAATGATTACGCAAATACTTAGGACAAAATAATACGAATTACTTTACAAAAAATCGATTACTTGAATCCTCTGGCAGATCGTTGTACtattatggagtttcttgccggctcttctccatgagaccaagcatttggaaccgtgcaactagtgtgacgtttcatagtagcctgcaaaggcctttttgaaataaaaacatttgagttTGACTACTCTTTATCATTGATCTCATGTCGTGCGACCGAGTTTGTTGTGACTTACTAGTCGTGTCTCCCCAGTGCCGCCAATGAGCGTGGAAATCCGTTTGAACAACAACTATGACTTCGAGGCTGGCCAGCCTCGCGTGGTGGATTGTGTCGTCATCGGCTGCGTACCCCCACCTGCCATCACCTGGCACCTTGGAGACACCATGCTTAGACCCACCGTGCACAAGGTGagtggaaaaaaaatacagttctaGACTGTTTGGTAATCGAATGCACggtataaatattaaatcaaaataccgTTATTTTCAAGCTGCAttgcatatacctacatattatattatacaaaattgtttgtatataaatacgatatataaaacaaatcaatacGACATTGTAAAGACTTTGTTTTTGCTGCCCCGTTGGCTCTTGGTCCTCCCAACACACTACAGTGACAAATCATAAGTTACAAGCGTCAAACAATATGAGCTGCTTTCAATCTCTACGAGGTATGGAAAACCTTATCTTTTCTTCCATGGTTTTGTACGTTTAACAATGGCTTATCAGGAACTCCACGACGGGAACTACACGGTATCTTCGCTGACGCTGGCGCCCTCTCTCCGCGACGACCAGAAGAAGCTGGTCTGCCGAGCTCACAACTCTCACCTTCCCTCCGAGCGCTTCGTGGACAAGGTCACCCTGAATGTTGGATGTAAGTACCAAGCCTGTAGGATAATCATAACTCTGTGTtaccaaaattataaatttcagAATAGCCGTcgtttgtaggtacctatgtttccCCATTTCACTTCTTTAAGGGAAAGCGAATCACATTATCATTCACATTATCCATGAAGTATGTACCTTGTTACCTACTATGTAGTTTATGTCTTTGATATCTATCATCAAATCGATTGGGTATCCTCAAGTCCAAGTTCcttaaacaaaattgattatCAGAGAAATAATGAGAACATCCCTAACACTCCCAGCTAATATCTGAACTTCCACGAAAACAAAACGTTCTCTCTATAGACCGGCCGGTCTGCCAAATGGGTCGCGAGGAGAGGATTGGAGCTGTAGTCAGGGAAGCCGAGACTGTGACCTGCATCGTGGACGCCTCTCCCGAGCCAATGCAGTTCAGCTGGACTTTTGCCGATTCTACCACCTTGTACACCGGTGTCACTGTGAGTTACcccattacaataataaatcaatcatcAATTGTATGGAAGAGTCTTTAATGTTAGTATTACTTTTTCACTTGCCCTGATTAACTAGTTCTTAAAAACCTTCCGATACGTACAGCTTGGCCTTAACCATGCAACCTTGAGAATTCTACTGTTACACCACTTCTTGTTTTCTGTATTCCCCTGTAAGACGATAattagtcaaataaaaatatgttgacAAACATACAAAGGTTATGGCATCATGgcttattcaaaaaaattgcaGAAAGTCCCCGGCTACCCTCATAGATACTCATCGACCCTGACTTGGCTGTCACGCGAGGGAGACATTGGACAGCTTCACTGCCGAGCTACCAACGCCTTCGGAGAACAGAAGAAGCCGTGCAGTTTCAACATCACCATTGGCGGGCCTCCCTCACTTCCCGACTGCCGCGTGTCACGTACTTACCCGAACGCTTTACGAGTGCAATGCAACAAAGGTGACATACAAAAAAAGCTGGCAATCTTGTTTTTTTAACAGATTATTCTGTCATAGTTTGCTAATACCTACTGTTATTTCATTAGTAATTTGTGACATGCATCAATTGTAACAATCTAATTGTTCGTATTAAGACAGGTACATAATTTTCATATCCTCAGGCTGGGACGGCGGTCGTCCCCAAAGCGTTCACCTCGAAGTCCTCGATGAAGAGGGAACACCAGTGCGAAACGTGACGGACGTGGCCGGCCACTTCTTCCTACCCGATATCGTGTACTCGCGCAATATGACGGCTGTCTTATATGCTACCAACTCCCGAGGCAAGAGCGTCGACAATGTTATTGCCCTGCAGTCTTTGAAACCACCACCGGCTTCAGGTAAAGTATTTTGTTAACCTAATGTTCATCATTCTAGTGGGAATGTTACAATTTCTTCTCATCCGTCACCTCTTTTATTTTGCCTTAAATTATGATAACATTGGCATTGCGAATCTCCAGCGAAAGCGAACTGTTCTGTTCTGAAGTCGTTTTACTGCGGTCTTAAAATACACAACGTTCTCTGAACTGTCTATAGGCATTGCTTTGGCTTTGACTTGCGAACGATActgataggtacctaattatccGACTACATAGTTAAGTTCCCTTTTCAGCTCTTAACAACTATATGACCAGTACTTGGATGCCGTATGTGGAGGCGCTCGTGGGGACCTTGGCTTTCATCATCGCTATTGTATCTATCAGCCTCGGAACTAAAGTCCTGATGGCAAGACGACAGAGTGCGGCCATGAACCCTGACATCATACCACGCAATGACGGTGAGTGTCAGGACTGCGTTACggtatcaaataatatttgttaccagacatataataataattcattaaatgaTGCTACAAAGGTTCACTTGTTACTAATGCTTACGTCTATCTATGGttggtaatttaaaattatttagctaAAGGATTTACCCTGACGCACTAGGAACTTTCTAAAATGCCCAATGCTACTGGAGCTGCTTCGTATTCTAGTCAACAGTGAGGCGTATTTCACAAATTCGCATAAAAGTCTACTTAGCCAGCTCATAGAGCTCATGCACCAACCCATAGGTTCACTATGCGGACCtagtttaatattatgtacctttgtatctatatgtttgttttttgcaCAGATACAGCTCTCTGTATGATAGTGATCGGACAATATTACTTGGGTTCAATGCAGGTGATTAAGGCAACTGCAGTAGAACCCGCATTATTTCATTTCCAATATTGAGACTTTTCTGAGCTTTTGAAAATAAGATTTGAAGACAACAGACCCTGTTCTTCTTGTGTATAGTATGAATTAAGAAGTAGTTGAAATGGGATTGGGTTATAAGCGGATTCTACTTGTAGTTGTgtttaaactaaacaatttaaatagtTCTGTCTTCCTAGAATCTAGATTCTGCCAAAATGTGACTTCTTAATTTTAATGCTCTCCATCAAATACTCTCATATGCTGTGAAGATTTCTGAGCTCGTTCTCTAAAggcaatttttgtttttctcttcTGAAAACTACTGAATTCTTCTCTTATCTTTTTGAGAGATGAATCTCACTTAGTTTAGTACCAATAATCTGCTGATTGGATACATTTTTTTGCCATTATACGCTTTATTTGAGAATGTTGTCCAAACCCTTCGATCTTCCGTGGTCTTTCCATAGTCTCGCCCAATCGGAGTCAACGAGGCTGCTTCATTGTTTCAAAATGCCTGGATAATGCAACCATCCTTCATGACAAACTGGTCTTCCTTTATTACGAAGATACAAAATGCCTTCCTATTGAATGTGCATCTCATAGAGTTAGTAAAACTTTTGCTAATTATATACCTAGGTGATAGAATCCTAGGCCTTTTCAAATCCATGCTTGTTCTTAATGTTCTTAACTTTCAGCTAGGCATGACCTCAAGGTTCCAGACCCAAAAAGCTTCAGGAATCCATTATCTATAAGATATTAATAACACAAATCTATGCTATAACTGCAATAATTAAAGCATCTGCTATTTCGCTCCTCAAAGATCTTCTATGTCCCTGCATCCACTGAAATTACCAGATCAAAACACGATATTATAATCGAGTTCGCTAACTTCATGTGGACTTACCTATCTTAGTTTATTCAATGCAgatttaattatgtgtccatttTTAGGAGTTTTCCATCGGGAGCCGGACTTCATCCGAGATGAGCGGTTACTTGGACGAACGAATATAACCGTAAATCAGATGGCCGCATGTCAAAATGTATGTGTTTATACCTTTCAATATCTCACTAATAGTATGTAGTTTAAGTAAATACGTTTTTAATGTTgcaaatatcaaattagtagAAATtgattttgcttatttttttctgatttattttattaggtaattaaCGTCACCAACATCATTTTGTTCAGGTGCTAATTGTATGGTTGTTTTTTTCAGCAGTACTCTTCAACACCTCTGCCGGCTTGCCGAGTCCTTGTAGACTGTGGAACACATTCGTCTTCTGACTCTTGCCCGTCAAGCCCTCACTCATACTACGTCTAAACAGCCTACGATTTCAAACACCAACTTTTTTCCATGGAACTGCGGATGGTATAGGAATCTCTGTGTGGTTGCAAATTATAATATCAACGGCTAAAGCCGCATGCATACACGTGGGCGTTGCTGTATCTCTGCGATGATTATGTACACTACCTTACTTACTGACTGCAGTATTTCTACTACCACTGTAATCATGAACTAAGTTTAACAACTTTCTTTCTGTCGACAACCAATGCAATGATTAAAACGGCTTACGATAAACCGATTTGTAGATTTAATCTATGTAAGTGTTTAACATTTTGATGTTTTGAGTAGGTAGTAGCAATTTACGATGTTACATTATTAGAGGTTTCAAATAcgtagtaatacttagtaattaaGTCCACAGTAATCACTTAAACTGTGTTTCTTCTACACTTAAATCTGCATATCATTTTGAAGTTATTTGAGTGAAATTAAAACAGAATtaggccatatttttttttttttgtaagtacaaGACTTCAACTTTGCTTTATTTCAATGTTCAGTTATCAGAAAGATTATCGATTCtagtctaaaaatatttaaaagattaaaaataaaataacggaAATCGAGCttttggtccagtagttttcaAAATCGTTAacagatacctacatagatgTAGAATATAAACTGTACTTTAGGTAGTTACGAATCTGTAGGTACGTATTTAATTagtgtgattaaaaataatcattcgtaaaaaaatatattcatcagTAGTAAGTATAAAAATCATAGTTTCTCTGGAAAAATTCAAATGACAGGCATCtgggtatttaaaattataggtaccgaggggacctttttttttaaataaatgttttgtaagTGATGGAGGAATTAGGAGGGTTGGGACTAATAAAGCTAAGCCTAGTCAGGTACAAGGTAACGAGTGAACCTTGGACGACTGTATTTGAAGTGATATAGGAATAAGAAGCTTTTGGCTATGCTAGATTCGATTGGTGCTTTTGTCCAGAAATGAAATATTACTAACAAAGGTTTAATTCGTTGCTTATATGTTAAACAAATTGACATTACtcagaaattattttcaaacaaattcaATAAGATTCACATATCAGGTAACATTTCAATAATCTAtgaatacttatgtatattacaggAGCCTACCTTTGGAGAGATAGGTcgtaaaaatagaataattacAAATCATCTAGTCATTATTtaactttacttatttttttctggGATAAGATAACTTTAAAGTTGAAAAAGAACCTTATTTGACGGTAACAAACCTGCGCAAGTTAACTGTTTTGTTAACTTACAAgcacttaggtacttacataactcaaaaaaaaataagtaaagtcGTTTACTTAATAGAACTTTAAACGTTGTTACTAATAAGCTCATCTATGTCGTATTAAACTATTGTTATAATAAGAATTTAcaagatttcaaataaaatcattttaaatctgAACCATGTTACTCTTGTTTTATTTCGCATTATAAAGGTGCGCACAGACTTGGTACCATattaatattaggggttaaagtatgaaattgccgttttattctagtaggtttttgaattgccatagagtcttcatggtttgaggttttcgaatgaaacttttttcacgtggtttctgtgatgttcttcttttaaaaaatgtgaaacatttgattatcgatgttcaattgtttttgttattcaacttaaacaagaaagatggacactgcgaaaatttgagtaatttttgaatatgaattccgacgcggaagtaaacggcagaaacagcccgcaatatcaatgctgcatttgaagaggtgtctgctaatgaacgcaccgtgtgattttggattaaacgctttcgtggtggaaacttcgacttgaagaacgagccatgaaaaagaccgcctgacaggtgattaacgagaaattaagagagacggtgaacgccgatcctagtcaaactacccagatacccagtcgaacaccgaataatgttgaaaaaattagcagtaaaacagccacgactcataaatcgaccttcaccgttattgctccatgacaacgcgaggcctcatacagcaaaagaaaccgttttaactcttcaggaactgcagttggaaactattcgtcttcctccatattcgccaggccttgctctaacggacgaccatttttttttgtgatttggacaattatctgcgtcacaagaagtttcttcccaggaggcagaacaaaattctttcacacagtttgtgcagtctagatcctcagaatTCTATCGTAAAGACATAAATGACCTTcctattagatgaccgcaatgtatagataataatgacaactattttgattaaataagtttgttaaaaatttaaaaaaattacaatttagattttcagtacaaatcggcaatttcatactttaacccctattatatCTAACTTGTTTTTTATAACACGTACACAgaataacaattttatgtaaCCACTACTGTTGCTGTTCAGTAATATCCACAATGTCACTGCATgttatataacatttttttatttacatagatatttacagtacttacatataaaaaactattctagtaaaccaaaaaaaaagaaaaatctagCGTCAACaaattttacatataaaattgttGGACACATTGTTATAACATCAGTGTCCACTTTATCTGAACCATGTTGTATAGCAATGTTGTATAACGTGGTATGTAAAATAGTCCGTACATACCTTAAGATCCCTAGTCCCCACGAGTAGGTGTGCCTATAAAATTCAGTGTAAAAGAAGAGTGCGCTTCGGAAAGAAGGCTCCTCTTTTCGCCTCTGAACACATGACGACTAGAAGCAGCACCTACGTAAGAGAAATACTACGAAAATTATTCGCTGGCATAGGTAATAATACTAGGTCATGCTCGGGCACCTTATAAAAACGTTTCATCAAATTGGAATCGCGTAAAGAAAAAAGCAAATGTATGTGTTATTTAGTCggtacaaattataattataatcatcGTCTATATGTCGTAGCCAAACAACTAAACAGCCTACGAATAGTTAAAGTAGCCATTCCTCAGGTTTTATGAAACAGCTAGCTAAGCTAgctctttttgtattttgtttttttttttttttaattttctagtgGTAACCCTgaactttgtttatatttttttgcattaaatcaatttaaactattaaaatggtgaaaaagtgttgcggtTATACAacaaagtgaatcctatggtggttgaaATATCGTTCCACAgattagctaataataacattttcgtttacaacagtggttcttaacctttttgacatgagggaccactttaacaaAGTTTGTCTTGCCAGGGACCAtcagtttacctaaattagcactcatttctttattatttatcaaaaataaatctgaatttttgggtcagttctaatgaaagctaaacgcatgtcggccgttgtgtaggtaagcaaatgcaaataaagaaaaacttgcctattAGACGTATGTAGTTTCTaaacgaaatttttatcggtcttaaagcaaaaattacgtaaaattttgcccaaacgtacttaacgttttatttgttgacaaatgcgaAAACAAGGAactatagtttctgaatacgcgagcgaagcgagcgcgaaattttaattattttttaagactcaaaaccaaaattacgtaaaatgtagcccaaacatacattttcttgaatagggggactaggtacgacacacccgatatacgtccatgcgaaaacccccgctcgcaattatatataagtcgataaaaattataagttagataaggtatagcaacgtcgcgaagctaagcttcacGGACCACTTGGagtgcctccagggaccaccagtggtccgcggaccaccggttaagaaccactggtttaCAACGAGTCAAAATATGTGTGATGGAttctaaaactgttgtactattgttatagcttcccaaaaaaaatgaagaaaggcgacataaatggctcagcagtatatatgtgaagcaaaaatacaagaaaatcagtcttcacttcgtatcttaatgattttatactgctaattcccgctaattattaaaagcctacattagtatcttaaggtaacaaactgcgtaagttaaaacttcagtaccaatctgtgtttaatattcttagcaaattcggatttgtctcacatagcataatctcatagtcaccctattagaaagggacagacggcctccgtactgtttcactcggctcgttttctGAGTAtaggtgcgcagtcctgtttactatattatgtctatgccGATTACCGATCCGATGATGGATGTCAATGATGTCATGTCAgttgttttatgtttgtagaAAATAgtgtacttaaaataaatctatacgagtatttattttaaaagaatgaATTGTTTGTAATACTAAATTTCAGTTCCGGTTACTTGTAATGTAGAGGCAGTTCAATAACAGTAAGTACTTTCAACGGTTTTTTCGTTAGTAGTGTATAGTGATTTTCagttaagtataaaaatacaatttagccTTGAAGGGAAAGGGAAGAAAAATCTCgctcagtgggtcgtcttatttatgttatgtatgcTTTTTGTGATCTGGTTGGATTGAACTTTGAGTTACCTGCTGAGCGTGCTCCACATCCAGTGCTGTATATTGACTATGCTATAGAACCcagtattcaaatattttctatttgaagTGTGTCAATATGAAGTAGCACATTTATAACAAGTTGGAAGTATGTACAtgagtcatcatctcccgagtcttttcccaactatgttggggtagacttacagtctaactggattcagccgagtaccagtgctttacaaggagcgactatctgacctcctcaacccagttacccgggcaacttgatacctcttggttagactttGATTAGAAGTACATGAGTGCACACGGCAAGAGAGTGAATACTCTTCATGATCCGTAAGGTCAAAACTCGAGTTTATCAAGC is from Helicoverpa armigera isolate CAAS_96S chromosome 1, ASM3070526v1, whole genome shotgun sequence and encodes:
- the LOC110379469 gene encoding uncharacterized protein LOC110379469 isoform X2 — encoded protein: MVKMKSLCFLLTCILISLDSRVFGAEPVVILRAVRGRDARLPCGQGKVFLDGPESYILWLRNDLEYLYRFPLENSDKRIALRNHVFGTPCDSGFCHDSTSLLIKKVSDRDAGLYRCRVHYQASPSVDYIIEVRLVESPGLPKLYTGDGSPIIQGYVGPLSLGSDLVLTCEVKDSKSTKVPETEVYWRRNGLVTKRAYVYQPGILRADLHLNNLTRSDLDAHYECLAQNSDVTEPLIAGVVIKMYLPPMSVEIRLNNNYDFEAGQPRVVDCVVIGCVPPPAITWHLGDTMLRPTVHKELHDGNYTVSSLTLAPSLRDDQKKLVCRAHNSHLPSERFVDKVTLNVGYRPVCQMGREERIGAVVREAETVTCIVDASPEPMQFSWTFADSTTLYTGVTKVPGYPHRYSSTLTWLSREGDIGQLHCRATNAFGEQKKPCSFNITIGGPPSLPDCRVSRTYPNALRVQCNKGWDGGRPQSVHLEVLDEEGTPVRNVTDVAGHFFLPDIVYSRNMTAVLYATNSRGKSVDNVIALQSLKPPPASALNNYMTSTWMPYVEALVGTLAFIIAIVSISLGTKVLMARRQSAAMNPDIIPRNDGVFHREPDFIRDERLLGRTNITVNQMAACQNQYSSTPLPACRVLVDCGTHSSSDSCPSSPHSYYV